In the Paenibacillus sp. FSL H7-0357 genome, one interval contains:
- a CDS encoding RrF2 family transcriptional regulator, which yields MTKTRNSGALQYKSFGLVLQALVILAKKGDTCSSCEIAELLSSEATLLRRTMAKLTREHILVTREGRDGGYLLNRAPEELTLAEIYLALEVGESRNKAVKDTMCINAFGEQMKAACGDVLEEMDRSVLGVLEQYTLADMVRKAGC from the coding sequence ATGACAAAAACGCGAAACAGCGGAGCTCTTCAATATAAATCGTTTGGACTGGTATTGCAGGCGCTTGTGATCCTGGCGAAAAAGGGCGACACCTGTTCAAGCTGCGAGATCGCCGAGCTTCTCTCGTCGGAGGCAACGCTGTTGAGACGCACGATGGCGAAGCTGACCAGAGAGCATATCCTGGTGACCCGGGAAGGCAGGGATGGCGGATATTTGCTGAACCGTGCCCCGGAGGAGCTGACGCTCGCGGAAATATACCTGGCGCTGGAAGTGGGGGAATCCCGCAATAAAGCGGTAAAAGATACGATGTGCATCAATGCTTTTGGAGAGCAGATGAAGGCGGCCTGCGGAGATGTTTTGGAGGAAATGGATCGCAGTGTGCTTGGCGTGCTGGAGCAGTACACGCTTGCCGATATGGTGCGCAAAGCAGGTTGTTGA